The Anas platyrhynchos isolate ZD024472 breed Pekin duck chromosome Z, IASCAAS_PekinDuck_T2T, whole genome shotgun sequence genome includes a window with the following:
- the HTR1A gene encoding 5-hydroxytryptamine receptor 1A, whose protein sequence is MDVANNTTSPERSPEGAGGPGLAEVTLGYQLLTSLLLGTLILCAVSGNACVIAAIALERSLQTVANYLIGSLAVTDLMVSVLVLPMAALYQVLNKWTLGQVTCDIFISLDVLCCTSSILHLCAIALDRYWAITDPIDYVNKRTPRRAAVLISLTWLIGFLISIPPMLGWRTPEDRSNPDACTISKDHGYTIYSTFGAFYIPLLLMLVLYGRIFKAARFRIRKTVKKAEKKKIADTCLTLSPATLQKKSNGEPGKGWRRTVEPRTGACVNGAVRQGEDGAALEIIEVQRCNSSSKTHLPLPSEACGSPPPPTFERRNEKNTEAKRRMALSRERKTVKTLGIIMGTFILCWLPFFIVALVLPFCDSKCYMPEWLGAVINWLGYSNSLLNPIIYAYFNKDFQSAFKKIIKCKFCRQ, encoded by the coding sequence ATGGATGTGGCCAACAACACTACCTCCCCAGAGCGCTCCCCCGAGGGGGCAGGTGGCCCCGGCCTCGCCGAGGTGACCCTGGGCTACCAGCTGCTCACCTCGCTGCTCCTGGGCACGCTCATCCTGTGCGCCGTGAGCGGCAACGCCTGCGTGATCGCGGCCATCGCCCTGGAGCGCTCCCTGCAAACCGTGGCTAACTATCTCATCGGCTCGCTGGCCGTCACCGACCTCATGGTGTCCGTGCTGGTGCTGCCCATGGCGGCCCTCTACCAGGTGCTGAACAAGTGGACTCTGGGGCAGGTCACCTGCGACATCTTCATCTCGCTGGACGTGCTGTGCTGCACCTCTTCCATCCTGCACCTGTGCGCCATCGCCTTGGACAGGTACTGGGCCATCACGGACCCCATCGACTATGTCAACAAGAGGACTCCCCGGCGGGCCGCCGTGCTCATCAGCCTGACCTGGCTCATCGGCTTCTTGATATCCATCCCGCCCATGCTGGGCTGGAGAACGCCCGAGGACCGCTCGAACCCCGACGCCTGCACCATCAGCAAGGACCACGGGTACACCATCTACTCCACCTTCGGCGCCTTCTACATCCCGCTGCTCCTCATGCTGGTGCTCTACGGCCGCATCTTCAAGGCGGCCCGCTTCAGGATCCGCAAGACCGTCAAGAAAGCGGAGAAGAAGAAAATCGCCGACACCTGCCTCACCCTCTCCCCGGCCAccctgcagaagaaaagcaacGGGGAGCCCGGCAAGGGCTGGCGGCGGACTGTGGAGCCCAGGACCGGCGCCTGTGTCAACGGCGCGGTGCGGCAGGGCGAGGACGGGGCAGCCCTGGAGATCATCGAGGTCCAGCGCTGTAACAGCTCCTCCAAGACTCATCTGCCGCTGCCCAGCGAGGCGTgcggctccccgccgccccccaccTTTGAGCGGCGCAACGAGAAGAACACGGAGGCCAAGCGGAGGATGGCTTTGTCCCGGGAGAGGAAGACTGTCAAGACCCTGGGCATCATTATGGGCACCTTCATCCTCTGCTGGCTGCCGTTCTTCATCGTGGCGCTGGTCCTGCCCTTTTGTGACAGTAAGTGCTACATGCCCGAGTGGCTGGGGGCAGTCATCAACTGGCTGGGCTACTCCAACTCCCTCCTCAACCCCATTATCTATGCCTATTTCAACAAAGACTTCCAAAgtgcttttaagaaaattatCAAGTGCAAATTCTGCAGGCAGTGA